The window TATGCGGCCATTTATTCCACCACCAAGATTGGGAGGCAGGGCATCGTTTGCATTTTGGGAACAGGTTCCAATTGCAGTTACTACGATGGTCATCAACTCATCCAAAAAGTTACCTCATTGGGGTATATTTTGATGGATGATGGTAGCGGTAACTTCTTTGGACGAAAATTGATCCGGGATTATTATTTCCATAAAATGCCCCAGGACCTTGGGATGAAATTTGCCAAGGAGTACGACTTGGATGCAGATGTCATCAAGGAACACCTTTACAAACAGCCCAACCCTAATACCTATTTGGCCACTTTTGCCCGTTTCATTATTGAAAACAAGGAGCACCCGTATTGCAAAGGCGTCATCGAAAAAGGATTGCAGCAGTTCGTGAACAACTACATTATGCAATACGAACTGGCCACCAAAGTGCCTGTAAGCTTCGTAGGAAGCATTGCCCACTTTTTGCGTGACGAGTTAACGGCTTGTATTGAGCGCAATGATTTGATTTTGGGGGTAATCCGCCGTAGACCCATTGAAGGTCTGGTGGAATTCCACAGAGAGACTATTTAACGGCAATCATCGATATCTCCACATTCACGAATTTCGGAAGATTGGCAACTTCCACAGTTTCCCTTGCGGGAGCAGTGGCTTCGTCAAAATAGCTTCCGTATACCTCATTGATTTGTGCAAACTGGTTCATATCCTTGATAAAAATCGAGGACTTGATCACATGCTCAAAGGTCATTCCAGCTTCCTCGAGTATCGCTTTTAGGTTTTCCATGGATTGGCGCGTCTCCTTTTGGATGTCCCCTTCTACCAACTCGCCCGTAGCCGGGTCAATCGGAATTTGACCGGAAATGTAAAGTGTATCCTTTATGAGTACGGCTTGGTTGTACGGCCCGATGGGAGCCGGTGCTTTTGTGGTCTGTATGATTTTTTTCATGCATTGGAATTTATGCCAGTGAAGGTAAAAAATAAAGTGGTACGATCAAGGCTGACTTCTGTTTTCCCATTTGATGTCTTTCAACAGGGAACTCTTTATGCCAATGAAGAAATACCATCGCTCAAACCTCCCAAAAGGAGTCCAGTCGAAACTAAGGTTAAAACTGCCCAGATCCCGTTTAAAAGCGAAACGGGTATCGGCGAATCCTTTGTTCTTCAGATCATAACCAGAATTGAACCCAACTTCCCATTTTGGGGTCAACGAAATGCTCCCGGAGAACATGATGGAGTGGTTGGTAATTTCGTTCTGGCGGTTATTGTTGTTGTAGGAGGCTACATAGGTAAAGCGCGCATCCCACGGTAATTTGTTATTGTACAAAGGCTGCTCTTGGTTGGGGTCGTTGCCCCTATTGCCTCTTCCACGATTGAATTGGGATTGTTCTCCACGAACATCGTCAATGGCAAACGGGTTTTCACTAAAGTCCGACTGTTTTTCCTCATCACTCTTTTCCTTAACTCCACCTTTCTGGAACATTTCGCTGTTCAAGGAAAAGCTGGTGTTGATACGTGCACTGGTCAAACGTGCAATCCCCCCTCCATTATTGATGTTTAAGGTATTGATGCGTCTACCGTTATTGTCAATGGCATAGGGATCAAAGGTAGCGGCAAAGTTGATGGGGACGTTTTTAATGATTTCCGTTGCCCCGCTCATACTGATGGGGCTAAGTTTAAGGGAATCCGCTTCCAAATTATAACTGGCATTGAAGGTGAGGTTGCTCAAAATCTTCACCTTTCTGGGCTCCGTTGCCGTGGAATCCTTGTCCCGAACCTTAGCTTCGAGCGAGTTCTGTAGCGAAAAGCTAATGGAACTACCCCTGTTCAATGATGGCCGGCCATAAAGACTGGTTTCAAATGGGGTGTATTGTACCTCTTCGCCTTCTCCATTGGTGTAGGATTCATAAAACTGTTCAAAGGAAGGCGTGTACCCATAGCTGATGGAAGGGCGCATTACGTGGCGCAAGGCCTGCACTTTTTTATCTTCGCCAAAATTCCAAGTTCCATATAAGGTAGTACCAATACTGGTACCCAAACTATAACGGTTGAATCTGTCAAAACCCGGAATGGTATCGGTAACCACAAGTCCGGATTCTTCATCAAACTCGCGCCGGATGGTTTCCAAGGCCCACACATCTTCATAGTTTCCGCTTAAACTAACGCTGAGGTACTTGGCCAATTTAAAGTTGGTCGCTATGGGGATTCGGTGTCGGGCACCCACTCGCGCATCATCGAACATACCACTTTTAAAAAATTCCTCTTCCGTGGTGGTGATGCTATTTTGGGCGTTTACATCGTACTGAAAGTTGATATTTTGGAAAACACCCTTTTTGGGTTCATCACGTTTGGCAAAGGGAAAAATACGCTCCATGCTTGCTTGGAATGTGGGCAAGGACATGTTGATGGTCTGCGTACGTGAGTTTTGTGTATGACTGAGCGTAATACTGGTATTCACCGAAGGGTATTCGGGAAACGTCTTGGAGTAACTTATGGAGGAGGCGAAGGTGTTGGTCTGCGTATTGTTCCGGTTTACCTGGTTCAAGGAGTTGGTAAAGAACTGACTGGAGCCCAGATTCACCGAGGCCGAAAAGCGGGAATTGGGACTTGCCTTGGTATCCTGCGAATGCGAAATCCGAATGTTATAGTTGCTCGTTCGACTGTAATCATCAAAACCTCTTTGGCTGGTCACCAAATTTTCATAACTGATATTGATATTACCGCTGTATTTGTAACGTTTGGTGTAAACGGACCTTCCCTGAAACCCGTAACTACCGTTGGTATAGTAATCCCCCGTAATACTGAGGTCTACATAATCGCTGATAGGAAGATAGTACCCTCCGTTCTGAATAAAATACCCCCTTCTGGGATCGTTACCAAAGGTAGGGAACAGGATACCGGCCACCCTGCCCGTGGTCAACGGGAAATAGGCAAATGGCATGGCAATGGGCGTGGGTACGTCTACGATGTACATATTGCTGTACCCGGCAATGATTTTCTTTTTGGGTACAAATTTAGCCTTTCGCACACGGATGTAGTAATCGGGGTTCACCGTATCGTTGGAGGTGGTCAGTTTACCCTCGTTCAAAAAGTAGACCGAGTCGTTCTCTTTTTTGGTCTTTTCGGCATACACCTTCATGGCGTCGCTCCCAAGTTGCCCCAAACCGGCCTGTTGTTCGGTCCTCGAATTCCATATCAGTGCTTTTTGGGTATCAAAATTAAAACGGATGGAATCCGGTCGCACCTCATTGTCGCCCTGCTTAAAAAAGGGAAGTTGGGAGTAGTTGCCCAAGGAATCCTTCATTCGGCCCGCATAGACTTCATTTTTTACGTAATCCATAACGATAACGCCAGCCTTCAGTTCGGTATCCTGATAATAGATTTCCGCTTCGTCGTACAAATAAATTTTGTTGTCCTTTTGACTGAGCTTGACATAGTCCTTGGCCTTATATTTAATTTTGTCCAACAACAAAGGCTGTTTTTTTGGCACGGTATCTGTGCTTGTGGTGTCGGTTCTAATGGAATCGTTTAGGATGTTCGGAGGCAACAAAGGAGCGAAAATGGTATCCTTCACAGCCTTGATGGGCAAGGGCGTAATAGGGTCCTCCTGAGCACTTAAGGTAGCGATACCACAAAGAAGAACAAATAGGAAAAGTAAAAAATGTTTATTTGGTTGCAACGTGATAAATCCTATTTTTGTACAGGTCGGCTCAGTTTTGGGGTCAAACTTACATATATTTTTTGTTCTACTTATTGGTGATTACGATATTTTTAACCAATAGCGAACACTATAATTACACAGTTCTTATGAATAAAAGTCGGTTGACATTTTTAGTATTTCTTTTGCTGGTCTTTCCTTTGACCTCTTTTCACAAAAATGATACCGAGGTAAGGCCCAAAGATAAATTTATTGTGGTCTTGGACGCTGGTCACGGCGGACACGACCCTGGAAACATTGGGAACGGCTACTTGGAAAAGGAAATTGCCCTGGCCATTGTTTTGAAAATTGGGGAAGAGCTAAAAAAACACCCAGATATAAAAGTGATTTATACGAGGGATGACGATACTTTTGTCGATTTGTTCGAGCGGGGCGAAATTGCCAATCAGGCGAATGCCGATTTATTTGTATCCGTCCATTGCAATGCCCATAACTCGGATGCCTACGGGGCGGAAACTTATGTGCTGGGGTTGCATGCCAATCGACAAAATTTTGAGGTGGCCAAAAAGGAAAACTCCGTAATCTACTTGGAGGACGATTATGAGCAACGATATGCGGAGTACGATATCAATTCCCCCGAATCCGTGATTGGATTGACCATTATGCAGGAGGAATTTTTGGACCAGAGCATTCTGTTGGGAAAAAAGCTTCAGGATAATTTTACCGTAAAGCTCAAACGTAAGGACAGAAAAGTAAAGCAGGCCGGTTTTATTGTACTGCACCAGACCTTTATGCCCAGTGTATTGGTAGAGGTAGGCTTTTTATCCAATAAAAACGAAGGAAGTTACCTTAACTCCAAAAAGGGGCAGAGCGAGATGGGAACGGCGATTGCAAGTGCAGTCTTGGCCTACAAAGAAGAAATGGGCTATGCAGTGGCGCCAGTAGCCGCGAATCCAAAGGTGGAGGATACCCCGGTAGCGGTGGATATTCCCAAGGAGACAACCGAACAACCTACTACTGTTGCCGCTAAGCAACCGGAAGAAAAAACAAAGCAGACGGAGTCACAGACCAAAGCACCTGTAGAAAGTTCAGGGGTAATCTTTAAGGTCCAGTTGATGGCCAGTGGAAAAACCATACCGTTGGACGCCAAGAACTTTAACGGTCTAGACCAGTTATCCAAGGAACCTTATAAGAATATGTATCGATATATGTACGGTAATGCCAGTACCTACGAAGAAGCCAAGCAGTTGAAGAAAAACGCCGATGCCAAAGGGTATACCACATCATACATCGTGGCATACAAGAATGGGGCAAGGGTGCCAGTTTCAGCTGCATTGAAGTAGCGATGCTTCAAATGGTCTCTTGAGAAAATTATTCCTAATTTTGTTTAAATCATAAACCGAATCTTTTGAAACTATCCAGGGAAATCAAAACTGGGATTATCGTAGTCGCTGGAATCGTAGCCTTCTTGTTTGGGCTTAGCTACTTAAAATCCTCTCCACTCTTTGAGAACAATAAAACTTTTTATGCCGTTTACGATGATGTAGGTGGTTTACAGCCCGGTACCCAAGTGTCTATCAATGGTTTTAATGTGGGCAATGTGACCGATATTCGTTTTAAGGACAGCTCGGGAAAATTATTGGTGACCTTAACGGTAACTAATAAGTTCGAGTTTTCCAAAAGCAGCATAGCTGAGCTGTTTGATACTGGTATCATCGGTGGAAAGGGCCTTCAGATTGTTCCCGTGTTCGATGATGGCCCAAAAGCCCAATCGGGAGATACCTTACCATCAAAAATAAAACCCGGGCTCACTGAACTGGTACAGCAAAAACTGACACCGCTTCAAATGAAAGTGGAAGGTGCGGTCTCCAATGCCGATTCATTGCTGATGAACGTAAACCAAATATTGGATGACCCCACCAAAAAACAGCTTCAAGAGGCCATAGTTTCCATGAACCAATTGGTGGGTTCCTTTAAGGCCAGTGCCGATAATCTAAATGTGCTGCTCGAAAACAACAAAACCCAGTTGGACAGTTCTTTGAAGAACGTGAACCATATCACTTCCAATTTCTCCAAACTCTCCGATTCGTTGGTCAATGCTGATTTAGGGAAAACTTTGGCCGAGTTTCAAGGCACGGTGAGCAAGCTGAACGGTATTTTGGCCAAGATAGAGGAAGGTGAAGGCTCCTTGGGGAAACTGCACAAGGATGATGCACTGTACAACAATCTAGCCGAAGCCTCTAGGGAATTGGACTTGCTTTTACAAGACTTTAGACTGAACCCGAAACGTTATGTCAACGTTTCCGTTTTCGGCAAAAAGCAAAAAGAGTACACACTTCCAGCGGATGATCCCGCAGAACAGGAGAATCCAAACGAACCAAAAGAAAATAACTAATGGAATACGTGCCCAATATTTTATTTGCCCTGGCCCTGATCGCGGGCATTGGTTTTTTTGTTCGAAATGTCAAAAAATTGACCCGGAACATTAAACTGGGCAAGGACGTCGATGTAAGCGACAACAAAGCACAACGCTGGAAAAACATGGCAAGAATCGCCATGGGGCAGACCAAGATGGTCGTTAGGCCCATTGCAGGTATCATGCACGTTATTGTTTATGTGGGCTTTATTATCATCAATATAGAGGTGCTGGAAATTATCCTCGATGGACTTCTGGGAACACATCGGTTGTTCTCTCCTTTGGGTTCTGTGTACAACTTTTTGATAGGCTCATTTGAAATTCTGGCCCTTTTGGTAATCGTGGCCGTAATCGTTTTTTGGGCGCGACGGAACATCATCCGCATCCAACGCTTCATCAAACCGGAAATGAAGGGATGGCCCAAAACCGATGGGAACTTGATTCTGTATATCGAATTGGTACTGATGGTTTTGT is drawn from Flagellimonas sp. MMG031 and contains these coding sequences:
- a CDS encoding RidA family protein — translated: MKKIIQTTKAPAPIGPYNQAVLIKDTLYISGQIPIDPATGELVEGDIQKETRQSMENLKAILEEAGMTFEHVIKSSIFIKDMNQFAQINEVYGSYFDEATAPARETVEVANLPKFVNVEISMIAVK
- a CDS encoding putative LPS assembly protein LptD, whose translation is MQPNKHFLLFLFVLLCGIATLSAQEDPITPLPIKAVKDTIFAPLLPPNILNDSIRTDTTSTDTVPKKQPLLLDKIKYKAKDYVKLSQKDNKIYLYDEAEIYYQDTELKAGVIVMDYVKNEVYAGRMKDSLGNYSQLPFFKQGDNEVRPDSIRFNFDTQKALIWNSRTEQQAGLGQLGSDAMKVYAEKTKKENDSVYFLNEGKLTTSNDTVNPDYYIRVRKAKFVPKKKIIAGYSNMYIVDVPTPIAMPFAYFPLTTGRVAGILFPTFGNDPRRGYFIQNGGYYLPISDYVDLSITGDYYTNGSYGFQGRSVYTKRYKYSGNINISYENLVTSQRGFDDYSRTSNYNIRISHSQDTKASPNSRFSASVNLGSSQFFTNSLNQVNRNNTQTNTFASSISYSKTFPEYPSVNTSITLSHTQNSRTQTINMSLPTFQASMERIFPFAKRDEPKKGVFQNINFQYDVNAQNSITTTEEEFFKSGMFDDARVGARHRIPIATNFKLAKYLSVSLSGNYEDVWALETIRREFDEESGLVVTDTIPGFDRFNRYSLGTSIGTTLYGTWNFGEDKKVQALRHVMRPSISYGYTPSFEQFYESYTNGEGEEVQYTPFETSLYGRPSLNRGSSISFSLQNSLEAKVRDKDSTATEPRKVKILSNLTFNASYNLEADSLKLSPISMSGATEIIKNVPINFAATFDPYAIDNNGRRINTLNINNGGGIARLTSARINTSFSLNSEMFQKGGVKEKSDEEKQSDFSENPFAIDDVRGEQSQFNRGRGNRGNDPNQEQPLYNNKLPWDARFTYVASYNNNNRQNEITNHSIMFSGSISLTPKWEVGFNSGYDLKNKGFADTRFAFKRDLGSFNLSFDWTPFGRFERWYFFIGIKSSLLKDIKWENRSQP
- a CDS encoding N-acetylglucosamine kinase, with the protein product MILIVDSGATKSDWIALDEKGEQLFVTQTLGLSPEVLTKEVIEDRLANNFELSKNKEKVRQLYFYGAGCGTDRMKNFLKAIFKDFFPNAKAEVREDTYAAIYSTTKIGRQGIVCILGTGSNCSYYDGHQLIQKVTSLGYILMDDGSGNFFGRKLIRDYYFHKMPQDLGMKFAKEYDLDADVIKEHLYKQPNPNTYLATFARFIIENKEHPYCKGVIEKGLQQFVNNYIMQYELATKVPVSFVGSIAHFLRDELTACIERNDLILGVIRRRPIEGLVEFHRETI
- a CDS encoding MlaD family protein, coding for MKLSREIKTGIIVVAGIVAFLFGLSYLKSSPLFENNKTFYAVYDDVGGLQPGTQVSINGFNVGNVTDIRFKDSSGKLLVTLTVTNKFEFSKSSIAELFDTGIIGGKGLQIVPVFDDGPKAQSGDTLPSKIKPGLTELVQQKLTPLQMKVEGAVSNADSLLMNVNQILDDPTKKQLQEAIVSMNQLVGSFKASADNLNVLLENNKTQLDSSLKNVNHITSNFSKLSDSLVNADLGKTLAEFQGTVSKLNGILAKIEEGEGSLGKLHKDDALYNNLAEASRELDLLLQDFRLNPKRYVNVSVFGKKQKEYTLPADDPAEQENPNEPKENN
- a CDS encoding N-acetylmuramoyl-L-alanine amidase, which produces MNKSRLTFLVFLLLVFPLTSFHKNDTEVRPKDKFIVVLDAGHGGHDPGNIGNGYLEKEIALAIVLKIGEELKKHPDIKVIYTRDDDTFVDLFERGEIANQANADLFVSVHCNAHNSDAYGAETYVLGLHANRQNFEVAKKENSVIYLEDDYEQRYAEYDINSPESVIGLTIMQEEFLDQSILLGKKLQDNFTVKLKRKDRKVKQAGFIVLHQTFMPSVLVEVGFLSNKNEGSYLNSKKGQSEMGTAIASAVLAYKEEMGYAVAPVAANPKVEDTPVAVDIPKETTEQPTTVAAKQPEEKTKQTESQTKAPVESSGVIFKVQLMASGKTIPLDAKNFNGLDQLSKEPYKNMYRYMYGNASTYEEAKQLKKNADAKGYTTSYIVAYKNGARVPVSAALK